The Chryseobacterium aureum genome contains a region encoding:
- a CDS encoding POTRA domain-containing protein, with protein MTRTTVTLIFLLSSFSFLNAQEKKDSLYYKIEEFSDKRKVTKFIHRFIFRREPDSTSVSSRTEKLSQEAYNKKHIRNIRIETIDPFGYNSRDSKERSRWYDWVADHLHASTKKSTVDNYLLFKEGEEYNAQKLYESERLLRTMPFINRVNISVSDSTSSRDSIDVVVKVLDSWSLKPRISYSGSKIGLGVTEENVLGLGHTLDFLYRNDSKEHQNYLLGSYTTYNLFGTYINAQLLGERDFYRNERINFNVRRDFFSPLTKWAGGFTFEYFMRHVLLPTETDTTFPEVQIKVYNQDLWGGYQIPVSSDTSERVSSNIAIIGRFQNYQYKDSPGIDQYKYFSSYNSFLMSVGFIQRNFSVQRNIFQYDLPEDIAYGNSVNIIGGGLSRNKEVNPYVGISASYGTFTKLGYFTVKGQFGRFFNEDSQNRESFRFDATYFTNLMDWKFAKVRHFFSPTLALGNPQHNYSYKDRINLSSADEFPVYNADYIGTKKLVLRYQLQLFVNKTWKNFHFSPYLTAAVGWLGMPDDKLFKTKANTKVGIGVLINNPYLVFNRIQISFMYYPRVPFDNNSVFDFNSNRNNLLPMNNFATDVPHFVNFGN; from the coding sequence ATGACTAGAACGACTGTAACTCTGATTTTCCTTTTAAGTAGTTTTTCTTTTTTAAATGCCCAGGAAAAGAAAGACTCTCTGTACTACAAAATAGAAGAATTTTCAGACAAGAGAAAAGTGACGAAATTCATTCATCGCTTTATATTCCGCAGGGAGCCGGATTCAACTTCTGTAAGCTCCAGAACGGAGAAACTATCGCAGGAGGCCTACAATAAAAAGCATATCAGAAATATCAGGATAGAAACCATTGATCCTTTTGGATATAATTCCAGAGACAGCAAAGAAAGATCGAGATGGTATGACTGGGTGGCTGATCATCTTCACGCCAGTACCAAAAAATCAACAGTTGATAACTACCTGCTTTTTAAGGAAGGAGAAGAATACAACGCGCAGAAGCTCTATGAATCTGAACGTCTGCTGAGAACCATGCCTTTTATAAACAGAGTGAATATAAGCGTTTCAGACAGTACTTCAAGCAGAGATTCTATAGATGTAGTCGTAAAGGTGCTCGATTCCTGGAGTCTGAAGCCGAGAATCAGCTATTCCGGAAGTAAGATCGGTTTAGGAGTGACTGAAGAAAATGTGCTGGGTCTGGGGCATACATTAGATTTCCTCTACAGAAATGATTCCAAAGAACACCAGAATTATCTTTTAGGAAGTTATACAACTTATAATCTATTCGGCACTTATATCAATGCCCAGCTTTTGGGGGAAAGGGATTTTTATAGAAATGAAAGAATCAATTTCAATGTAAGAAGAGACTTTTTCTCGCCATTGACAAAATGGGCGGGCGGCTTTACTTTTGAATATTTTATGCGTCATGTTTTGCTTCCCACAGAAACAGATACTACTTTTCCGGAAGTTCAGATCAAAGTGTATAATCAGGATTTATGGGGAGGTTACCAGATTCCTGTTTCATCAGATACAAGCGAAAGAGTATCCAGCAATATTGCCATTATAGGAAGGTTTCAGAATTACCAGTACAAAGACAGTCCCGGGATTGATCAGTATAAGTATTTCAGCTCTTACAATAGCTTTCTGATGTCTGTTGGGTTTATCCAGAGAAACTTTTCGGTCCAGAGAAATATTTTCCAATATGATCTGCCTGAAGATATTGCTTACGGTAATTCTGTAAATATTATCGGAGGAGGTTTATCCAGAAATAAAGAAGTGAATCCTTATGTGGGAATTTCCGCCTCATACGGTACTTTTACAAAGCTGGGCTACTTTACCGTGAAAGGACAGTTTGGAAGATTTTTTAACGAAGACAGCCAGAACAGGGAATCTTTCCGTTTTGACGCCACCTATTTTACGAACCTAATGGACTGGAAATTTGCTAAGGTAAGACATTTCTTTTCCCCTACTTTAGCACTGGGAAATCCCCAGCATAACTATTCTTATAAAGACAGAATCAATCTTTCTTCCGCAGATGAATTTCCTGTTTACAACGCTGATTATATTGGAACTAAAAAACTGGTTTTAAGATATCAGCTTCAGCTTTTTGTAAACAAAACGTGGAAAAATTTCCATTTCAGTCCTTACTTAACCGCTGCTGTAGGATGGCTGGGAATGCCGGATGATAAGCTTTTTAAAACAAAAGCAAATACCAAAGTAGGAATAGGTGTTTTAATTAACAACCCTTATCTGGTTTTCAACAGAATTCAGATTTCATTCATGTACTATCCGCGGGTACCTTTTGATAATAATTCGGTTTTTGATTTTAACAGCAACAGGAATAATCTTTTACCAATGAATAATTTTGCAACAGATGTTCCGCACTTTGTGAATTTTGGGAACTGA
- a CDS encoding 5-fold beta-flower protein: protein MRKIVFAVITFTVVMLTKAQTIESGSRSTIGYITSDGTIENSSRSTVGYIKSDGTIENSSHSTIGYIKSDGTIENSSRSTIGYVKKDGTVENSSRSTLGYIKDDGTVENASRSTIGYARGIQKEWAAVVYFFFKL, encoded by the coding sequence ATGAGAAAAATAGTATTTGCTGTCATTACATTTACAGTAGTGATGTTGACTAAAGCACAAACAATAGAATCTGGAAGCAGAAGCACCATTGGCTACATTACCAGTGACGGAACCATTGAAAACAGCAGCCGTTCAACGGTAGGCTATATCAAAAGCGATGGTACTATTGAAAACAGCAGCCATTCAACGATTGGTTATATAAAAAGTGACGGAACCATTGAAAACAGCAGCCGTTCAACAATAGGGTATGTGAAAAAGGACGGAACCGTAGAAAACAGCAGCCGTTCTACTTTAGGCTATATTAAAGATGATGGAACTGTAGAAAACGCGAGCCGTAGTACGATAGGTTATGCAAGAGGCATTCAGAAGGAATGGGCCGCGGTGGTGTATTTCTTTTTTAAGCTGTAG
- a CDS encoding TonB-dependent receptor encodes MNKKIQILSILFLGVSSVAFSQIKEEKLVLNKKREPEVKKIEKKKTSVETIKNYPPEEKSQNPVKYTITDVPAVSDFKTSTIQGEDVAPKFDGTAQNNYFQFGMGNYGKVLVDGNVSKTLENKLEVGADVHVLSTNGLKKEYDWKSGQTSANVGAFLNSYGEKGKFNLNAEYGLDSYNYYGIYAMQPTGELDLKQKVNQFKVNGYYDFYSNEILNDVRVKSSFLKDHFDAQENQVSILANFSKHAVELGKSGINLNADLGVGLDAVKTDFAIRDKNSSNFFNTSLTPKVTFRKGDSYLMLGSSFSFLNAKNAAELFSQKNNKTYWFPQAEFQFAAANEFKFYGGVDGGLKLNTYGDMLQTNPFILSDQYLTPTQTKYHFYVGLRGDIDETLKYDFSAGYGKMRDIMFFKANGLFDNTSVNRSAYNFANTFSAVYDDGNVSDIKGSVQYFPLANLIIDGELRFTKYDLKTYDNIYNVPLFNASIGAKYTMLDKKLLLGFKGIFASDRTTNSYAIEGVGAPNVIYQSTENTNDKVGGYADLNLSAEYKIHKNFSIFALGNNLLSSKYQTYKGYKVLGAQILGGVKITF; translated from the coding sequence ATGAACAAGAAGATTCAAATATTATCCATATTATTTTTAGGGGTTTCGTCCGTGGCGTTTTCCCAGATCAAGGAGGAAAAACTGGTCCTTAACAAAAAGAGAGAACCGGAAGTGAAGAAGATCGAAAAGAAGAAAACTTCTGTGGAAACCATTAAAAACTATCCACCGGAAGAGAAATCGCAGAATCCTGTGAAATATACCATCACGGATGTTCCTGCTGTTTCTGATTTCAAAACTTCAACGATCCAGGGGGAGGACGTAGCTCCAAAATTTGACGGAACGGCTCAGAATAACTATTTCCAGTTTGGAATGGGGAATTACGGGAAAGTGCTGGTAGACGGAAATGTTTCAAAAACTCTTGAAAATAAGCTTGAAGTAGGAGCCGATGTTCATGTGCTTTCCACCAATGGTCTTAAAAAAGAGTATGATTGGAAATCCGGACAGACTTCAGCCAATGTTGGTGCTTTCTTAAACTCTTATGGAGAAAAAGGGAAATTCAACCTTAATGCTGAATATGGCCTTGACAGCTATAATTACTATGGAATCTACGCCATGCAGCCTACGGGAGAGCTTGATCTGAAGCAAAAAGTCAATCAGTTTAAAGTAAATGGGTACTATGATTTTTATTCCAATGAAATCTTAAATGATGTAAGGGTAAAATCATCATTCCTGAAAGACCATTTTGATGCTCAGGAAAACCAGGTCTCGATCCTTGCCAATTTCTCCAAGCATGCTGTTGAATTAGGAAAGTCAGGAATTAACCTGAATGCTGATCTGGGAGTAGGATTGGATGCGGTAAAGACCGATTTTGCGATCAGGGATAAAAACTCTTCCAATTTCTTCAATACAAGCCTTACTCCGAAAGTGACGTTCAGAAAAGGAGACTCTTATTTGATGTTAGGTTCTTCATTCTCTTTCCTGAATGCTAAAAATGCTGCGGAACTCTTTTCTCAGAAAAATAATAAAACCTATTGGTTCCCACAGGCGGAGTTCCAGTTTGCAGCAGCGAACGAATTTAAATTCTACGGAGGGGTAGACGGAGGTCTGAAGCTGAATACCTATGGAGATATGTTACAGACTAACCCTTTTATCCTTTCTGACCAGTATTTAACACCTACACAGACTAAATATCACTTTTATGTAGGATTGAGAGGAGATATTGATGAAACGCTGAAATATGACTTCTCTGCAGGCTATGGAAAGATGCGGGATATTATGTTCTTTAAAGCCAATGGCCTTTTTGATAATACCTCTGTAAACCGTTCTGCCTATAATTTTGCCAATACCTTCTCTGCGGTTTATGATGACGGAAATGTAAGTGATATAAAAGGGAGTGTACAGTATTTCCCGTTGGCCAACCTTATTATTGATGGAGAATTAAGGTTCACAAAGTATGATCTGAAGACTTACGACAATATTTATAACGTTCCTTTATTCAATGCGAGCATCGGGGCAAAATATACCATGCTTGATAAAAAGCTATTGCTTGGATTTAAAGGAATCTTCGCAAGTGACAGAACGACAAACTCTTATGCGATTGAAGGGGTAGGCGCTCCGAACGTAATCTACCAGTCTACAGAGAATACCAATGATAAAGTAGGAGGATATGCTGATTTAAATCTTTCCGCAGAGTATAAAATTCACAAAAATTTCAGTATTTTCGCACTCGGAAATAATCTTCTGAGCTCAAAATACCAGACGTACAAAGGCTACAAAGTCCTGGGTGCACAGATTCTGGGAGGGGTGAAAATTACTTTCTAA